AAAGGGTTTATTGCTGGTGATATAATCACCGGTTAACGCATTGCCACCGCGGTCAATGACTTCCACAGCAGATCCGGCTTCAAAGCCATAACCTTTTTCTTTTGAAAAAATGCTGTTTGGCGTTATAGCAATATAACTATTAGCGGCCTTATCGGTACCGAAGTCAAATTTAAAACTGGTTGTTTGGGAAAATGTATTTACAAAAGTCGCGCTCAATAATAATGTGAGTCCTATCAGTTTCATATGTAGCAGGTTCGTAAGTTCTCAGGTTATTGGGTTATTAAGTTCTTAACCTATGAACCTAATAACTTACTAACCTAATAACGGTTATTTTACGTATTGTAATGAACTGTCGTTTATCTTAAATGCATCTCCCTTTATCAATCGCAACATTTCTGCACCGGCTAACAATACAGGTCCATAGCCGTGAGCGGCGTACACATTTACCGGGCGATGATAATAGAATGCAGGATCGAATCCCATGCCCGTGCCAACACAAACACCTTCTACCTGCCCTTTGTCATTTACCTTGGTGGTAACGGCGTTCCAGGCCAGCATGGCCATGGGCGCAAAGGCTTTTGCGTTCAGCCAGCCTTTGTTACAGGCATGGGCAATGCAGTAAGCGTAAATGGCAGTAGCCGAGGTTTCCAGGTACGAATCTTCGCGGTTCAGCAATTGATGCCAGAACCCGGAACCTGATTGATACGACGCCAGGCCTTTTGCATGCGCCTGTAATTGCTGCAATACAAACGGGCGACCGGGATGATTGGCCGGTAACACATCCAACAATTCAACCATAGCCATAATAGCCCAGCCATTGGCGCGGCCCCAGTAAAACATGGGGTGCGGGTTCATTTCCTGTACCCAGCCATGCATGTACAAACCTCTTTCTTTATCGAACATGCGCCGGGTAAATTGTTTTATCTGTTTTACCGCATCATCAAAATAACTTGTTTTACCCGTGAGCGCGCCCATTTGGGCCAGCGCGGGTATGCCCATATACAGGTCATCTAACCACAAGGTATTTTTCTGTGGACGGTTGCGGGCCAGCGTCCCATCGGGCAAACGAAATTCTTTTGTGCTGATGTAATTGATGTAATTATCAATCTGCGGACGCAGATCATTGTTCAGTCCACTGCGGGTAGCCTTGATCATAGCAGCGCATACGGCGCCGGCATCATCCAGGGCATGTGGGTCTACAGGTTGGCGAAAAACATAATTGCCTTTTAAGGTACCATCGGCCACTTTCTTTTTTATGGCAGGCACCCACTTGGCAATAAACGACAGGCGTTGTTTTACATAATCGCTGTATTTGGTATCGCCGCTGGTTTCGGCCGCCAGCAGCATGCCACTGTAAGTTACCCCCCATTCGTAAGCAGTGAGCCGGAAATCACCGGGTTTTATACCATAGGCCGTATCAAATTGAGAGGCATCGGTTACCACCTGCCCTGTTTGCCGGTTTATCATTTGCGCCGGGGTAACAGCATCCAGGTACGTAAATACTTTATCCAACACCTTTTTTATGTCGGTCTCGCTCATGGCGCCATATGGAACGGGGTAATCGGGTTGTAACAGGTGCAGTGGCGAATTAACGTCGTTACCGGGTTTTACCTGGGAAAAAATTTGGGATGCTGTCAGTAATGCGATTAATGTGAAATTTATCTTCTTCATATGGCCCTCTTGGTTCGTTAGTTATTTGGTTCATAAGTAATTTAGTTCTCCATAAAGAACCTGCAACCTAATGTTATACAACTTACGAACTCATGAACTTATAAACTAAAAAACTAATTACAATCCTGTTCTATCCTGTTGTTTTTCAATAAAAAAACCGCTTCCGTAGAAACGGAGCGGTATTTCTCAATTGTTAAAACATAGATCACAACTGTATGATCTAGCGAGATTCGCTTATATAGAAAGCAATGCGATTAATGACATTGGTCAATTTTTGTGAAACAGTAAAAAGTATTGGCACTGCCCGATCGGGCATAACCCTGCGGCTTGGCACACACAGAAAACAGGAATAAAATAGTCCGGGAGAAAAATTTCTTTTTCATATGTCTATGGCTGTCAATGGCAGCCCTAAGCAAGTACTTATCAGAAGGGAAGAATTAGCAATCGTTTATCACCAGTACAGGTTTAGGGATATACTTTAGGTTTAGCATGCTAACATAATCAAGAAATTCCACAAAAGTAAATCGACCGGCTACTTTTTGGTAAGTGTGCTGTTTTAGGGTGAAAGCGTGTTAAATTCAGGGATAAATGTGCTGTCTCCGGGTTTACGCCGGTATTGCCGTTGACTTTGTTAGGACTTTGTTCGGATTCTCTTCGGAAATGTTCGGGTCGCCATAGGGCGGGTCCGAGCTTACCTGCCAAAGAACTGAGAACCTGAAACATTGAACATTCAACTTTAAACTTTAGATAGCGAATAGGCTTTTAATTCAATGAGATCTGAAGATGGATTGGTTTTGTTCCAGGCTGAATGTACGGCTAATGCGGCACCCATGGCCGATGCCTGGGCCATAGAAGCAGCATACACCTCGTGTTTAGGAAATGCATTGGCCAGTAAATTCATGTACAAGGGGTTCTTGCTGAAACCGCCATCCACAAAGATCTTTTTAACCGGACTGTTATGCAATACCAGGTTCAGCGAGGCCACCTGTTGCGTCATAAGATCGGCCATAAACCGGTGATAGGCGGCTTCGTAACTGGCAAAGCTGTTGAGATCGCGGGCGCCAAATGCACTCTCCTGCACCATGGCAGACTTTGCAGCCTTGCTATCGGTTCCGGCCCCGGCGGTTATCGCGTCACCAGATAACAGCTCGGGATTAAATGCAACAGTTTTATAATAACCGGGGGATACATTGAAATGGGCGGCCAGCCGTTTTGTTTGCTGCTCGTGTTCATACCCCGCAAACAGACGCGATGCCTTGATGGGTTTGCCCCGGTATTCCATATAACACAAACAGTCCTGCTGCAGCTCTTCATACGTTAACCGGGTTTGGTTGAACGGGTTCAATGCAATGCACCAGGTACCGGTTGATAACAATACAAACGGTTCGGTAAAGTGAAAAAGGTAAGGGATCAGCGCGGCAGAACTATCGTGCAGGCCTACCCCGGTCAACAGGGCCTGGCCCTGAAACTGGGAGTGCATCAACTGGTCGCTCGGGAAAATGTTCGCCAGTTTTTCGTTGATGGCCTCGCGGTAGATCCATTCGTGGTAATGATTCTGTGGAAAGTTCCATAAACCGGTATGACAGCCAATGCTGGTGATATCGCTGTACGCACGGCCGGTTACCAGGAAGCTCATGTATTGCGGTAAATGCAAGGAGTAGTGAATGCGTTCGAATAGCTCGGGTTTGGTGTATTTCAGGCGGTATAACTGCATGCCTGAATTGAGGTTACCCAACACCGGTGAAGCGGTATAAATGGAGAAAGTTATTTCGCCGCCATATTTCTGGTAGAACCCTTCCTGCAGCCCGGCAGGATACGGTTTCAGGTAATTGTACAATGGGGCCGCTGCTTTTCCTTCTTTATCAATATGAACAAAGCTGGCGCCATAAGTACTGAAGTTCAGGGCACGCACCTGGAAGCGTGCATCGTTAAACACATCCTGTAAACAGGCCCGCACCCAGTTGGTAAGGGCAGTCAGGTCCTCACAGGCATCTCCATCTTCATCGGTTATTTCTGCAAACTGTTCGCTTTTCTCCAGTACTATGTTGTACTGCTCATCAAACAGGAATAACTTTTTATTGGTTTTTCCAATATCGAAAATCGCTATAACAGGAATTCTACTCATTAGGCGGCAATTTCACTCACTTGTTCGTTCGGTAATTCAGTGGGGCGGTTACCGGGTACCGGTTACCAGTTCTCCCGCAAAGCGGGATAACTGGCAACTGGTAACTGGCTACTTTTATAATCCGGTAGCTACAGTCTTTTGACCGCGCTCTTTTATTAAGTTCTCTCTTACTTTCAGGTTACGGTACAACTGTAATGGTTGTAAGGCTGCGCCGGCACGCAGGCGGGCTTCTGCTACCAGGGCGCGTACATCGGTACGGTAAGCCTGTTGCAGAATTTCCTGTGCTTTGGCTACATCACTCACCTCCTGGGCAGCCTGTAATGTTTTGGTATCAACCAGCAACGCCTGTGCATAAGCGATCTTGATGGCTTCTATTGATTGCAGCAGGTCTTCCAGCGGATCTTTTACGTTGTGCGATGCATCGATCATCCAACCCAGGTCGGTAGCATGTTGCATACCGCGGGCATCCATACCTTCTACCAGTTCATTAAAGATCAGGAACAGCTGGTAAGGATTGATGCTGCCTACGGTGAGGTCATCATCGCCGTATTTTGAATCGTTGAAGTGGAAACCACCCAGTTTGCCTTCGCTCAGCAGCAGGGCAACGATCTG
The Niastella koreensis GR20-10 genome window above contains:
- a CDS encoding glycoside hydrolase family 88/105 protein, with amino-acid sequence MKKINFTLIALLTASQIFSQVKPGNDVNSPLHLLQPDYPVPYGAMSETDIKKVLDKVFTYLDAVTPAQMINRQTGQVVTDASQFDTAYGIKPGDFRLTAYEWGVTYSGMLLAAETSGDTKYSDYVKQRLSFIAKWVPAIKKKVADGTLKGNYVFRQPVDPHALDDAGAVCAAMIKATRSGLNNDLRPQIDNYINYISTKEFRLPDGTLARNRPQKNTLWLDDLYMGIPALAQMGALTGKTSYFDDAVKQIKQFTRRMFDKERGLYMHGWVQEMNPHPMFYWGRANGWAIMAMVELLDVLPANHPGRPFVLQQLQAHAKGLASYQSGSGFWHQLLNREDSYLETSATAIYAYCIAHACNKGWLNAKAFAPMAMLAWNAVTTKVNDKGQVEGVCVGTGMGFDPAFYYHRPVNVYAAHGYGPVLLAGAEMLRLIKGDAFKINDSSLQYVK
- a CDS encoding FGGY-family carbohydrate kinase, which encodes MSRIPVIAIFDIGKTNKKLFLFDEQYNIVLEKSEQFAEITDEDGDACEDLTALTNWVRACLQDVFNDARFQVRALNFSTYGASFVHIDKEGKAAAPLYNYLKPYPAGLQEGFYQKYGGEITFSIYTASPVLGNLNSGMQLYRLKYTKPELFERIHYSLHLPQYMSFLVTGRAYSDITSIGCHTGLWNFPQNHYHEWIYREAINEKLANIFPSDQLMHSQFQGQALLTGVGLHDSSAALIPYLFHFTEPFVLLSTGTWCIALNPFNQTRLTYEELQQDCLCYMEYRGKPIKASRLFAGYEHEQQTKRLAAHFNVSPGYYKTVAFNPELLSGDAITAGAGTDSKAAKSAMVQESAFGARDLNSFASYEAAYHRFMADLMTQQVASLNLVLHNSPVKKIFVDGGFSKNPLYMNLLANAFPKHEVYAASMAQASAMGAALAVHSAWNKTNPSSDLIELKAYSLSKV